A single genomic interval of Geotrypetes seraphini chromosome 1, aGeoSer1.1, whole genome shotgun sequence harbors:
- the LOC117358882 gene encoding DNA excision repair protein ERCC-8-like, producing MLGFLSSRQLGLDDALRLRRAERTRRVLSLELNKDRDVERIHGSGVNTLDIEPVEGRYMLSGGSDGVIVLYDLANLSRKPCYTCKAVCTVGKSHPDVHKFSVETVQWYPHDTGIFTSSSFDKTLKIWDTNTLQPADVFHFEGTVYSHHMSPVATKHCLIAVGSKSHKVQLCDLKSGSCSHILQGHRGEVLAVSWSPRQEYILATASADSRVKLWDVRRASSCLITLDQHNGEKSKISSEIANTAHNGRVNGLCFTADGLHFLTVGTDDRMRLWNSSSGENTLVNYGKVCNESRKGLKFTVSDRCSTDFVFVPFDSTIAVYTLHAGELITKLRGHYSDVDCCVFQSNFQELYSGSKDCNILAWVPAVRDLDPDEGSEKSGPQSHLNPAFQDAWSSSDEEG from the coding sequence ATGTTGGGCTTTCTTTCATCTCGCCAGCTTGGTTTAGATGACGCACTTCGACTCAGACGAGCAGAGCGTACAAGAAGGGTGCTAAGCTTAGAGCTCAATAAAGACAGAGATGTTGAAAGAATCCATGGCAGTGGTGTTAATACCCTCGATATCGAACCCGTTGAGGGAAGGTACATGCTGTCAGGAGGGTCTGACGGGGTTATTGTGCTCTATGACCTTGCCAACCTCAGCAGAAAGCCATGTTACACTTGTAAAGCAGTTTGCACCGTAGGCAAGAGTCATCCTGATGTTCACAAATTTAGTGTGGAGACAGTTCAGTGGTATCCCCATGACACTGGTATTTTCACGTCAAGTTCTTTTGATAAGACGCTGAAAATATGGGACACAAATACATTACAACCTGCAGATGTGTTTCATTTTGAAGGCACAGTCTACAGCCATCACATGTCTCCTGTTGCTACCAAGCACTGCTTAATAGCAGTTGGTAGCAAGAGCCACAAAGTGCAGCTTTGTGATCTGAAATCCGGATCCTGTTCTCACATTTTGCAAGGCCACAGAGGTGAAGTGCTTGCAGTGTCTTGGTCTCCACGCCAAGAATACATCCTGGCAACAGCAAGCGCTGATAGTAGAGTGAAACTGTGGGATGTGCGAAGAGCATCCAGCTGTCTAATTACGCTTGATCAGCACAATGGTGAAAAGTCCAAGATATCTTCTGAAATAGCAAACACGGCTCATAATGGAAGAGTTAATGGCTTATGTTTTACAGCTGATGGTTTGCACTTTCTAACAGTGGGTACTGATGATCGCATGAGGCTCTGGAACAGCTCCAGTGGGGAAAACACTCTGGTAAACTATGGGAAAGTGTGTAATGAGAGTAGAAAGGGCCTTAAGTTCACCGTATCTGACAGGTGTAGTACAGATTTTGTCTTTGTACCTTTTGACAGCACCATTGCGGTTTATACTCTTCATGCAGGAGAGTTGATAACCAAGCTCAGAGGACATTATAGCGATGTTGACTGCTGTGTATTTCAGTCTAATTTCCAGGAGCTTTATAGTGGCAGCAAAGACTGCAATATTCTTGCTTGGGTACCAGCTGTGAGAGACCTAGATCCGGATGAGGGTTCTGAAAAGTCAGGACCACAGTCTCATTTGAATCCAGCATTTCAAGATGCATGGAGTAGCAGTGATGAAGAAGGatga